TGACCTCTCCTGGCTTCCCTTACCACGCCTGCATCTTTTAACTTCCGAATATGCTGGCTGATGGCAGGCTGGCTCATTTTAAATATCTCCACAAATTCACATACGCAACAATCGTTGTTGTCTAGAATTTTCACCATAGTTAGTCGTGTCTTATCGCCTAATAATTTTAAGATGGTTGCTGCTTTATCGATTTCAACTGTAGAAACTTTCATCCTGTGTTCACCTCCGACTT
The nucleotide sequence above comes from Cytobacillus pseudoceanisediminis. Encoded proteins:
- a CDS encoding ArsR/SmtB family transcription factor, which produces MKVSTVEIDKAATILKLLGDKTRLTMVKILDNNDCCVCEFVEIFKMSQPAISQHIRKLKDAGVVREARRGQWIIYSLNKDSDYYPMVHNLLDHLPSQDYKLTELEEQGLRISCE